The Candidatus Saccharibacteria bacterium oral taxon 955 DNA segment CTTTCCGCTACCGCTTGGTCCAACGATCGCTACAACTTCCCTGCGATATATCGTGAGGGAGATGTTTTTTATTGCTACAACGTCATCTGCATTAGTTTTGTAGGTGCGGGTGACGTTTTCGAGACGTAAAATGTGTCTCCTTGATGCTGTTTCGACGGCGGACTCCATGGGGTTATTTTAGCATAAGTATTATATGAGTAGTTTAGACGAAATTGTCTATAGTTCGGGAGTTTTTGTCACGAGCTCACTTCTAGACCTCTCATGACGTTTTTTACAAATGCTGCAAAAATAACAGGTCTTACCGTCCTCATACACGCGCTCAAATGCCTATACGTGACAGTTTGTGCAATACTGATGGTAGGTGTCGTCGTTTTTCTAGTTGAAGTTAAGTTTCATCAAGTATTTATCGATTGGTCTTGTTTTGTTTCTAAGTTGTCGGCGTCGAATTTCTTGATGATCTCAATCAAACGACGAGGCGTGATCTCGGCTTTGATCAGATAGGCGTCGACGTTGTGTTGCATGGCGATGCGACTTTCGGCGTCTTGATCAAAGTTTGTCATGACGACGATACGGGTGTTAGGAATTTTGTTTTGGCTATTGTCTCTCAGGGCTTTTAGTATCTCTGACCCTCTCATTTCCGGGAGCATGATATCAAGTAGAATTAGGTCATAGGGTTTGTTTGTGGCGGCGACAAAGCCGTCGTGACCATCTACTACCCAGTCGACGGTGTAGCCTTCGCGCTGGAGACTACGGACATACATTTCCCCGATAAATCGATCATCTTCGATAACTAGTATTTTCTTGATTGCCATACAGCTCCTATCCTGAGTATTTTGAATGATTTTTGATCCAGCTGTCGCTCGACGAGATTAGTCCGTCGTTTGTGTAATCATTTGCCTGGAGCTTATCGGCCACGCTGGCATAAGTCAGGACGGTGAATGAGAATGTCGAGCCAACGCCTTCAGTGCTGGTTACCCCTATTTTACCACCATGGCTCTCGATAATAGCCTTGCAGATGTAGAGGCCTATGCCTGTACCGGCGACAGTCTCGCGTGAGCGATGGCTGCGATAGAATTTGTGAAATAGATTACTGACAACATTGGCAGGGATGCCGATGCCATGGTCGATGACGTCTACTCTGACATAGTCGCCTTCAACACTGGCGGTGACCGACACTGTTCCGTCTTCGTTTGAGTATTTTAGGGCGTTGTCAATTAGGTTTGACAGCACTTCACTGAGGCTGGATCGGTCGGCGGCGATTGTTGGTAGATTCGGAGGAATTGAAATGTTTAGTCGGCGATGTTGGGTGCTGGCACGTAGTTGCATGTCATCACGAATAGTGTCGTATATTGCTAGCAGAGAGTCCTCAGCGAGGTTGATCTTGAGGTGATGACGGTCAAACCGACTAGCATTTAGGATGTTGTTGATATATCCCGATAAGCGGTTAGCGCTAACGATGAGACGACTAAATAGTTCTTTTTGGTCTGGCGCGAGTTGTCCTTCGAGCTCTACGTCGAGAACGTCTAGGTAACCACGAATTACGGTGATCGGACCGCGTAGTTCGTGTGCCGCAAATGATATAAAGTCGAGATCCTCGTCCTCCTGTTGGTACATATTTGTCGCGTCGTAGGTGACAAGTACGACTTCAGCGGCACTGCCTTTTTCGTAATTGGCGGTCACGTTAAATATACGCCTACCCTCCTCACCGACTATACGGTCTGGAACGCGTAGCCACGACTGCTCGGCGTGTACGGCTGAATCGCGACAAGTTGCCAGCCAGTCGTCAAATGCGCTTTCTCGCTCAAACAGCAGATCTAACTGTAGTGTATCTGAGGTGTCCTTTTTGACGGGTGCAGAGTTATTGGCGTATACAATTTTACCACTTGCATTCATGATGATGATGCCGGCATTTGTCTGGTTTAAGGCGGTAGCTAGGCGGTGTGACTCTTCTGAGTTTGGACTATTTTCGAATTCGGGTTGGGGTTGACTCTTTTCAGCGCTTGTTTCGTAAATATATTGAAGTACGGGGCGAAATCCGTTTTTTCGGTAGCGTTCAATGTTTGGATTTGCGAGTGGATGGGTTGGCTTCTGGCCGGCTGATGTTGTGATTGCCATAGCGAGGTCGCGTAGTGGCGCAAGCAGTAGATCGATGATGACGTAATTGAGGAGTGTCGTTGTCACAAGTGTAGCAAACATAGTGATCCAGAATGACTCCTTTTCTGGCGAGATACCACCGACAAGTAGAGCAAAACCGATCACTAGTGTAACGAGTATCTCCATGAGGGTCGTCGTGATCATCGCCGAGCGATGGTAGCGTTTCCAGTAGTCGCGAATCTGCGGTTCTGGCCTCTTGGTCTCTTTTGACTTTTTTTCTACTGCCATGACACTCCCCCATGGCTATTTGGTATGGCGGTTATCCAGGTTTGACCGCGATTTAATGGTACTTCTTTGCCATTTCCGTCGATAAACTGCAATGGATCGTTTCGGCTGTTTTTACGCCAAGTTACTTCGTTGGCTATGCCGTTTTGAAAGATGACAGCGCTTCCTGCTCCGCTAGTGGTTATACTTTCACGCCAGCCGTCTTCCATGACATGGGCCATGTCGACTTTCATGGCGATGACGACTTTCGGTGTGATACGACCCTCCTCGCGGTCGTCAGATGGGGCACCTCCGATACTACGGAGGTAGCTATTGGATGCCTTGTCGTAGTCGTAGTGGGTGTTGTAGAGTGCGCCTGAGATAGTCATATTTATACTGGTGGCGTTTGGAGCCTCGTGTGGCTTGTCATCGGTGCGTGCAAATCCGTTAAATTTTGATTCGACATAGCCTTTGGATCGGTTGATAGCGTCGAGGCGCTCAAAGTTGGTGTATACATTGTGCGGGGCGTAGCGATCACGTGCTCGCCAGTATGAACCGCTATTAAAGAATTGATCAATATCGCGGTAATTACCGTTACGGACCTCAGCTAGCGCGGCCGCACTACCGCCGATGTGGGCGATACTAGCATTATATGGTGCTGCCCAGTCGACATAATACATACGTACGCTCCGGACTGGTCCGATCAAACCGGGTTTGGCCTCTTGGTATAGTGCGAGGAATCGTGTGATTCCACCTTCGGCGATTGCTTCGTAGACAATGCCAGCTTGCTTGATCCCGCTTTGCGGGCGTGCGTCGGGACTGTTCTCGATCATAATCGCTGTTACCGCCTGTTTTGTAGCGGCTTCGTCGGCGACTTTTACTCCAGTGAGTGGCGAATAATGTACGACTGGAGCTGGTGGTCGTTTGGTTATTTTGATCGGTGGTATATCGATAGTTTTTTGCGGATTTGCTACATATATAACGGCAACAATTATCAAGGCGATGACAATAACCCCCGCCCCAGCGATCGCATAGGTGCGATGTGGATGGCGGTGCATCCAGTTGCGCACACGCGATAGCAGTTGGTGCGGTTTTTTTGGTGGGTGTGACATGGTATCTTTTTTCATGCTTATGGCTATTGTATCAAGATTGTGTCATAGGAGCTAGTCATGACTAGACGGTTTGATGAAATTATGCTATGGTACACGATGCGAAGCAAGTTGCTTTGCACCTTTAGAGAAAGGGCATGTAGATGCAATCCGTAACCGTCACACCAGAGATGTGGTATTGCGATAGTCTTTCTGCGGACGAGCCAGGACAAAAAGATGGCGGACTGGCCGATATCGATCTATTGAAAAAAGCAGGCTTCACCGCCGCCTACGAGAGACTATCAAGCCCAAGCCTCGCGACGTTGAATCGCTGCAGGGGCCAGTACCTCGAGCTGACTGACGATGTATCTCGCGTATTCTTCAGCAACACATCATGTGGTGCTTCATACGCCAGCTGCTGGGCACCAATTGACAAAAGCGTCCCCAGGGGTGGCGCGATTCCGCGAAGTGTTGCTGAGTCGGTAGTCAGGGCCAGGGCTTCTGGCTTATTTAGGGGGTTCATGGTTGCCTCATATCAGCGGACAATCGGCCGCGATAACGAGGGCCATAAGGAGTGGGCCGTAGTTGGTTATCTCTCTGATGAGGGTAACGAACATCGCTTCCTTATCGCCTATTGGGCTAAGCAGGGCGTCACCCCACCTAGCTTGGGTATTATCCGGGCTCTGGCCCAAGAAGAGCAGGACCGCAAGAGCCTGAAGGATGAGAGAGATTGTCTCGAAGAGTCACTGGAATCAGCGCTTGAAGCCAACAGACGTAGGCGTCAATATGGCGTCTATAGGCTGCGCTGGTTTGGAGTCTTCGGGCTCGTCGCGTTGGCTGGGGCGCTGTCATTTGCGCCGCCCTGGATATCATGGATGTCCGGGGCTATGATTGTGGGCATGGTGGCCACTGGCTTCATGTCGTTCTTGTTGTCCATGGACGATTATGTTGGCCTCGGCCTATTCGGTCTGTGGAGACGGGCCGTACTGACGGATGACGAATACCACTATAGGAGGAGGGTGATCCGTATAGGAGTACCCCGAAAGACAATCAGGGGCTATCGTCACAGATTGAAAGAGATAGACCAGCAGATTGATCGTTTCTGAGATTCCTTTCTCGCTTCTTGAGTGGTGTCACGATACGTGACGTCCTCAGGGGGCAAAACCAAGTCCCCCGACTTTTATCGGTCGGGGGCTTTTCATATGGTTCTAGAGAACTAGATTAGAGGATGTTTTGTAGGCGTGTTAGTGTCGTTTCTTTGCCAAGTAGGGCTAAGGTGTCATTTAGCTGAGGACTAAATGGTGCCCAGGTCGTAACGATACGGATGAGGCTAAATAGCACACCCGGTTTTTGACCCGTACGTTCCAGCAGATCGTTGAGCGATGCTTGAATTGAGTCTGAGCTCCAGTCGTCGAGTTTTTCGAAAGCGTCTTTGGTTATTTTTAGTAGATTAGAAATTTCTTCTGGTGATAATTTTTTGAGTTGCTTGTTGCTGGTGATAAGTGTGCTGTCTGGTGTTGGCTCCTCAAAGAAATAGCTGGTTAGAGTTGGTAGGTCTTTGAGGGTTTTTAGGCGGTCCTGAGCCAGAGCGAGGACTTGCTTGCGGTAGGTTTCGGTGGCTTTTTTGGCGCTCTCACTCCAAAATGATTCAACTCGTATCGCTAGTTCATCAATTGATAGCTCACGGATGAAATGGCCGTTCATCCAGAGCAGACGCTTTTCATCAAATCTAGCACCACTGCGTTGGATGCGGTTGAGGCTAAACTTTTCGATTAGTTCTGCCTCCGTGAAAACCTCTTGCTCTGTGCCGTCATTCCAGCCGAGTGTGGCGATAAAACTCATCATGGCCTTTGGCAGATAGCCGTCACGAATATAATCTAGAACGTCTTTTGCGCCATCACGTTTACCAAGTTTTTTGTTGCCCTGTTCGTTCATGATATGTGGCATATGAGCAAAAATCGGTCGATCGATACCCAGAGCTTCGTAGAGCGCCAGATAATTTGGCATGCTTGATATAAATTCTTGTC contains these protein-coding regions:
- a CDS encoding glutamate--tRNA ligase, which gives rise to MNVRTRFAPSPTGFLHVGGIRTALFAYLVARQAGGTFVLRLEDTDRKRLVPGSKEHLIASLKTIGINYDEGPDIGGPFGPYVQSERLNSYKKWAQKLIDSGLAYADPYTPEEVQAFREQAQANKKAFLYRDHRPENPPAWDGTQPLRFKSSPKSYTYHDEVMGDITTSPDVIDDIILIKSDGYPTYNFAHIIDDAEMEITHVIRGQEFISSMPNYLALYEALGIDRPIFAHMPHIMNEQGNKKLGKRDGAKDVLDYIRDGYLPKAMMSFIATLGWNDGTEQEVFTEAELIEKFSLNRIQRSGARFDEKRLLWMNGHFIRELSIDELAIRVESFWSESAKKATETYRKQVLALAQDRLKTLKDLPTLTSYFFEEPTPDSTLITSNKQLKKLSPEEISNLLKITKDAFEKLDDWSSDSIQASLNDLLERTGQKPGVLFSLIRIVTTWAPFSPQLNDTLALLGKETTLTRLQNIL
- a CDS encoding DUF3048 domain-containing protein, which produces MKKDTMSHPPKKPHQLLSRVRNWMHRHPHRTYAIAGAGVIVIALIIVAVIYVANPQKTIDIPPIKITKRPPAPVVHYSPLTGVKVADEAATKQAVTAIMIENSPDARPQSGIKQAGIVYEAIAEGGITRFLALYQEAKPGLIGPVRSVRMYYVDWAAPYNASIAHIGGSAAALAEVRNGNYRDIDQFFNSGSYWRARDRYAPHNVYTNFERLDAINRSKGYVESKFNGFARTDDKPHEAPNATSINMTISGALYNTHYDYDKASNSYLRSIGGAPSDDREEGRITPKVVIAMKVDMAHVMEDGWRESITTSGAGSAVIFQNGIANEVTWRKNSRNDPLQFIDGNGKEVPLNRGQTWITAIPNSHGGVSWQ
- a CDS encoding response regulator, whose translation is MAIKKILVIEDDRFIGEMYVRSLQREGYTVDWVVDGHDGFVAATNKPYDLILLDIMLPEMRGSEILKALRDNSQNKIPNTRIVVMTNFDQDAESRIAMQHNVDAYLIKAEITPRRLIEIIKKFDADNLETKQDQSINT